In Eriocheir sinensis breed Jianghai 21 chromosome 8, ASM2467909v1, whole genome shotgun sequence, the following proteins share a genomic window:
- the LOC126995383 gene encoding uncharacterized protein LOC126995383, whose protein sequence is MASPSVGGRPTCVSWLVLFSYAVLLFIGLVGLWLWGINFGYQEASPPTPPPENITATTTTTPPPSANSYYYRERHDEVPQAYKDYVDQTTIFAQLTIDARFYLAPLCLVCLVVGGFMLLVGLCSRRLFGSTCSLYSSLCLWILTLVMAIIYQNNQSWRPFPSFADTTVWVLSYHLLLLLFLPLQMLLCVWELRRQQAKDWPTLNFRSIFTMEAVLLASRLTLTGFTFAVLLDSIMFRGFRGESDPRYEDSYYETPRVRYPIQLALVCFSAACFNAVATMETALSMLLGKLHRFMTTLTCLLSGLCCVSIAVLCSPIFVRLAIGPYTMYPGTMNRAIGLSLVTLLHWLARLILPSTLSTPPRILTLIMDRLAEVTSLSDIVAMIQTQGNKGMVLLPKTMKNMKYGKHIKVASVIFSIISLAIIGVSAGDTPTYKMWGHVMVLCANTVTILRTLPPLVTEYFHQEMEIIPVKQRLFGLAVETVALFVGGIVVCNTAFFGMGVFGGILNILFAVFQMLFMWSLYKGISQSQPCEDMERLTEGEEATSQEGDQTSPPDAMA, encoded by the exons ATGGCATCACCGTCTGTTGGAGGCAGACCCACCTGTGTGTCCTGGCTGGTGCTGTTCTCCTATGCTGTGCTTCTG TTCATTGGATTGGTGGGCCTGTGGTTGTGGGGCATCAACTTCGGGTACCAGGAAGcatcaccgccaacaccaccacctgagaacatcactgccaccaccaccaccaccccacctccCTCAGCAAACAGCTACTACTATAG AGAGAGGCATGATGAGGTCCCCCAGGCATACAAGGACTATGTGGACCAGACCACAATCTTTGCCCAGCTGACCATCGATGCAAGGTTCTACTTGGCGCCGCTCTGCCTGGTCTGCCTGGTGGTGGGTGGCTTCATGCTGCTGGTCGGCCTCTGCTCCAGGCGGCTCTTTGGCTCAACCTGT AGCCTGTACAGCTCCCTGTGTCTGTGGATCCTGACCCTGGTGATGGCCATCATCTACCAAAACAACCAGTCCTGGAgaccatttccttccttcgctgACACAACTGTCTGGGTCCTGAGCTACcacctcctgctgctgttgtTCCTGCCGCTGCAG ATGCTGCTGTGTGTCTGGGAGCTGCGGCGACAGCAGGCCAAAGACTGGCCCACCCTCAATTTCCGCAGCATCTTCACCATGGAGGCTGTTCTGCTCGCATCCCGGCTG acTCTCACAGGTTTTACTTTTGCTGTATTGCTTGACTCCATTATGTTCCGAGGCTTTAGGGGCGAGTCAGATCCCCGTTATGAGGACAGTTACTATGAAACTCCTCGCGTCAGGTACCCAATACAGCTTGCCCTCGTGTGCTTCAGTGCTGCCTGCTTCAACGCTGTGGCCACCATGGAGACGGCCCTGTCCATGCTGCTGGGGAAGCTGCATCGCTTCATG ACCACACTGACGTGCCTGCTCTCAGGGCTGTGCTGCGTCAGCATTGCCGTCCTCTGCTCCCCGATCTTTGTCAGGCTCGCCATCGGACCTTACACCATGTACCCTGGCACAATGAATCGGGCCATTGGCCTGAGTCTGGTAACCCTCCTGCACTGGCTGGCCCGCCTCATCTTACCTTCCACCCTGAGCACGCCCCCGCGCATCCTCACCCTGATCATGGACAGACTGGCAGAGGTCACGTCCCTCAGTGACATTGTGGCCATGATCCAGACACAAGGGAATAAAGGGATGGTGCTCCTCCCCAAGACCATGAAGAATATGAAGTATGGCAAGCACATCAAGGTGGCGTCCGTG atCTTCTCCATTATTTCCCTGGCAATCATCGGGGTGTCAGCAGGAGACACACCCACCTACAAAATGTGGGGTCATGTTATGGTGCTGTGTGCCAACACCGTGACCATCTTACGGACACTGCCGCCCCTCGTGACAGAGTATTTCCATCAAGAAATGGAGATCATCCCCGTGAAGCAG AGGCTGTTTGGCTTGGCCGTTGAGACCGTGGCACTGTTTGTGGGCGGCATCGTGGTGTGCAACACTGCATTCTTTGGAATGGGAGTCTTTGGTGGCATATTGAACATTCTCTTCGCTGTGTTCCAG ATGCTTTTCATGTGGTCCCTGTACAAGGGTATATCGCAAAGCCAACCCTGCGAGGACATGGAACGCTTGACAGAGGGGGAGGAAGCCACCAGCCAGGAGGGAGACCAGACCAGTCCCCCTGATGCTATGGCCTGA